Part of the Salinigranum rubrum genome is shown below.
TTCGACGTCCTGCATCGTGGTTCGCTCGCCGTCGTAGATGATCACCGAGCCCTCGTGCAGTTCGTCGAGGTTCTCGTCGATGGTTCGCGGCGTGAGCGCGATGAGAACGTCCAGTCTGTCGACGACACTCTGAACCGGATCGACACCCGTCCGCACCTTGTACGCCGTGTATCCTCCGCGGATACGGGACGCGAAATCTTTCGAGGTGAAGACGTGTCGTCCAGCCCGTGAGAGTGCCTGGGCGAAAATCTTCCCCGTGGAGTCGATGCCATCGCCAGCCTCGCCGCCGATGGCCCAGTTGAAGTCCGCAGGCATGCTAGGAATCCGTACCCCTCGCCCCATCAAAAGGCTTCTGAAAGGGGTATGTAAAAATGTGAGAAATATCTCCGAAACGGGCGACACAGCCGCGCTATGGCACGTCTAGACGTACCACGATTTCTAACCGACTCCCGCCATCGACGGCGCCGAACGAGGCGCTTTTCCCTCGTGCGGTGTCACGTGACGTATGGACGCCACCGCCACCGTCGTCTCGGTGCACGACGTCGGCTCCGACACCGTCGCCATCGAGTTCGAGACGCCCGCGGACTTCGCGGCGATGCCCGGTCAGTTCGTGAAACTCGCCGGCGAGGTCGACGGCGAGGAGTACGCCCGCTTCTACACGCTCTCTTCGCCCGACGTCGAGGATACCTTCGAGGTCACCGTCGGCGTCAGCGAGGAGGGCGGCCCCTTCTCGCACTACCTCGCCGCGCTCGAACCGGGCGACACGCTGGAGATGCAGGGGCCGTTCGGCTCCGACCACTACGAGGGCGAGTCGCGGGTCGTCGTCCTCGCCGGCGGCCCCGGCGTCGGCCCCGCCGTGGGCATCGGCGAACGCGCGCTCGCCGACGGTAACGACGTTGCGGTCGTCTACCTCGACGACGACCCCGCCCACGAGACGCGCCTGGAGGAACTCGCCGCCGTGGGCGCGACGGTCATCATGGACGACGCCGACGCCGACCTCGTGGTCCACCTCCGGGACGCGCTCCTCGGGAACGAGGCAGAGAGCGGGGACGAACAGGTGTTCGTCTACGGCTTCGCCGACTTCGTCGACCGGGCGACCGAGGCGCTCGACGAACTGGGGTACGACGGCGAGCCGAAGGTCGAGAACTTCGGCTGACCCGCCACGACTGACCGAGCGCGCCTCCACACCTGTTCTCTCCCTCGACCTCCTCGCGGCCGGCCTCGGCGCGTACGGCCCCGACCTCGCTCCGCTCTCGACCCCGACGGAACCGGTAGTCTGCATCGCGCGTCGGTGAGCCATCAGACTCGACCGGTCAGTCCCAGACGGTCACGACGGCCGCGAGGAGCGACCCGCAGAACCACCCGACCAGGCCGACGAGGCCGTGGAGCGTGCTCCCGGTGTCGCGCCCGCTCACCGCGCCGATGACCAGGTCCAAGACGAGGCCGCGGAACGCGCTCACCGACGAGAGCACGACCGCCAGCGGGAGGACGTCCGGCGAGAGACTGCCGGCCAGCCCCGCGACGACGCTCGCGTCGATGCCGACGAGGAACGTCACGGCGAGCGCGCCGGTCGACGACGTCCCCGCGGCGCTCACCTTCGGACCCGAATCCTTAATCATCGTCCCTCGGTAACTCCGTGCATGTACGACGAGGAGGACCTCGACGAGATCCGCGAGGCGCGCGAGTCGTGGGAAGCAGAGACGCGCGACCCCGTCATCGACCGCTTCGGCGAGCGGAAGGAGCGCTTCGCGACCGTCTCGAACCACGAGGTCGAGGACATCTACACCCCCGCCGATGTCGCCGATATCGACTACGACGAGGACCTCGGCTTCCCCGGCGAGTTCCCGTACACGCGCGGACCGTACGCGACGATGTACCGCGGGCGGACGTGGACGATGCGACAGTTCGCGGGCTTCGGGACCGCACAGGAGACGAACGAGCGCTTCCACTACCTCATCGAGCACGGCCAGACCGGCCTGTCGACGGCGTTCGACATGCCCTCGCTGATGGGGAAGGACTCCGACGACCCGCTCTCGGACGGGGAGGTAGGGAAAGAAGGCGTCGCCGTCGACACCCTCCGCGACATGGAGGTCCTCTTCGACGGCATCGACATCGCCGACGTGACGACTTCCTTCACCATCAACCCCTCCGCGCCGGTGATCTTCGCGATGTACGTCGCGCTCGCGGACCAGCGCGGGGTCCCGCGCGAGGAGATAGACGGCACCCTCCAGAACGACATGCTGAAGGAGTTCATCGCGCAGAAAGAGTGGGTCATCCCGCCGGAGCCCTCGCTGAAACTCGTCACCGACACGGTCGAGTTCGCGGCCGAGGAGACGCCGAAGTTCAGCCCCATCTCCATCTCGGGCTACCACATCCGCGAGGCCGGGTCGACGGCGGTTCAAGAACTCGCGTTCACGCTCGCCGACGGCTTCGCGTACGTCGAGGACGCGGTGGAGCGGGGGCTCGAGGTCGACGAGTTCGCGCCCCAACTCTCGTTTTTCTTCAACTCGCACAACTCCATCTTCGAGGAGGTGGCGAAGTTCAGAGCGGGACGGCGCATCTACGCCCGGGTGATGGAGGAGTGGTACGGAGCGTCGAGACCGGAGTCGAAGCGGATGAAGTTCCACACCCAGACGGCGGGGCAGTCGCTCACGGCCCAGCAGCCGCTGAACAACGTCGTCCGGGTGACCATCCAGGCGCTCGCGGGCGTCCTCGGCGGCACCCAGAGCCTCCACACCAACTCCTACGACGAGGCGCTCGCGCTGCCCGGCGAGGAGGCCGTCCGGGTCGCGCTGCGCACCCAGCAGATCATCGCCGAGGAGAGCGGCGCGGCGGACGTCATCGACCCGCTCGGCGGGTCGTTCTTCGTCGAGTCGCTCACCGACGAGGTCGAAGCGGAGACGATGGCCTACATCGAGGAGATCCGCGAGATGGGCGACGGCTCCGTCCGCGACGGGGTGTTGGAGGGCATCCAGCAGGGCTACTTCCACCGCGAGATTCAGGACGCCTCCTACGAGTACCAAGAACGCGTCGAGCAGGGCGAGGAGGTCGTCGTCGGCGTCAACAAGTACGCGATGGACGAGGACACCCGGCCGGACCTGCTGCACGTCTCCGAGGAGGTCCAAGAACGCCAGCTCTCGCGGCTCGACTCGGTCAAGGCCGAGCGCGACGACGAGGCCGTCGAGGAAGCCCTCGACGCCGTCCGCGAGGCCGTCGAGGCCGAGGAGAACGTGATGCCCGCGCTCGTCGACGCGGTGAAGGCGTACGCGACGATGGGCGAGATCATGCAGGTGTTCGAGGCGCAGTACGGCCAGTACCGCGAGACGGTCGGACTGGTCTGAGGGCGCGACTGTCGCGCCACCCCCCGCTGCACTGCCCGGTGTCGCTCGATTTCCGACCGTCAAGTCCTTGCGAGAATATCTCTCACACATCTCAACCGTTCGGCAAACAAATGGTTTATCATGGATGATTCGGAACCTCTCTAACGAGCTATGTCAGAAGGTGACGCGGAACTCGAGGCACGGTTGGCTGAGCAGGAGGAGTTCGAACCGCCGGAATCGTTCGTCGAGCAGGCGAACGTCTCCGACCCTGACATCTACGACGAGTTCGAAGCGGAGTGGCCCGACTGCTGGGAG
Proteins encoded:
- a CDS encoding acyl-CoA mutase large subunit family protein translates to MYDEEDLDEIREARESWEAETRDPVIDRFGERKERFATVSNHEVEDIYTPADVADIDYDEDLGFPGEFPYTRGPYATMYRGRTWTMRQFAGFGTAQETNERFHYLIEHGQTGLSTAFDMPSLMGKDSDDPLSDGEVGKEGVAVDTLRDMEVLFDGIDIADVTTSFTINPSAPVIFAMYVALADQRGVPREEIDGTLQNDMLKEFIAQKEWVIPPEPSLKLVTDTVEFAAEETPKFSPISISGYHIREAGSTAVQELAFTLADGFAYVEDAVERGLEVDEFAPQLSFFFNSHNSIFEEVAKFRAGRRIYARVMEEWYGASRPESKRMKFHTQTAGQSLTAQQPLNNVVRVTIQALAGVLGGTQSLHTNSYDEALALPGEEAVRVALRTQQIIAEESGAADVIDPLGGSFFVESLTDEVEAETMAYIEEIREMGDGSVRDGVLEGIQQGYFHREIQDASYEYQERVEQGEEVVVGVNKYAMDEDTRPDLLHVSEEVQERQLSRLDSVKAERDDEAVEEALDAVREAVEAEENVMPALVDAVKAYATMGEIMQVFEAQYGQYRETVGLV
- a CDS encoding FAD-dependent oxidoreductase, producing the protein MDATATVVSVHDVGSDTVAIEFETPADFAAMPGQFVKLAGEVDGEEYARFYTLSSPDVEDTFEVTVGVSEEGGPFSHYLAALEPGDTLEMQGPFGSDHYEGESRVVVLAGGPGVGPAVGIGERALADGNDVAVVYLDDDPAHETRLEELAAVGATVIMDDADADLVVHLRDALLGNEAESGDEQVFVYGFADFVDRATEALDELGYDGEPKVENFG